AACCTGCATGCTTCATCGCTTCAACAACAGAAATATAAGCGTCTTGAAGCTCAACATATTTCCCTACAAGACCAATGCGTGTTTTGCCGGAAAGATTAAGAACCTTATCCACTAACGCTTTCCATTCGGTCATTTCTGGTTCTGGTGTCGTTAGCTTCAAGTGATCACAAACAATTTGATCCATGTGCTGCTCTTGAAGAGCAAGTGGAATCGAATAAAGCGTATCCGCATCCTGACATTCTATGACCGCTTTCGCATCGATATCACAGAACAAAGCAATTTTATCCTTCATATCCTGTGAAACCGGCATTTCAGTACGAACAACGATGATATTTGGCTGAATACCAAGGCTGCGAAGTTCTTTAACACTGTGCTGCGTTGGTTTGGTTTTCATTTCACCAGCGGCTTTAATGTAAGGAATTAAGGTACAGTGAATGTACATCACATTTGAGCTGCCAATATCACTCTTAATTTGACGAATCGCTTCTAAGAATGGCAATGACTCGATATCCCCTACTGTTCCGCCGATTTCAGTGATGACCACATCGGCATTCGTTTCGTTGCCGGCACGGAAGACGCGTTCCTTAATTTCATTGGTAATGTGCGGGATAACCTGAACGGTTCCACCTAGGTAATCGCCACGGCGTTCCTTGCGTAAAACAGTAGAATAGATTTTTCCAGTGGTCACGTTAGAGTACTTGTTTAAGTTAATATCGATAAAGCGTTCATAGTGCCCTAAGTCTAAGTCCGTTTCAGCGCCATCATCGGTAACAAATACTTCACCGTGCTGATAGGGACTCATGGTTCCTGGGTCCACGTTAATGTATGGGTCAAACTTTTGAATCGTAACGTTCAATCCTCGATTTTTCAACAAACGGCCTAAAGAGGCTGCGGTAATCCCTTTTCCTAACGATGAAACTACACCGCCAGTTACAAAAATATACTTCGTCATAAAATAATCCTCCTCTAATTCAGTTTGTGCAATATTCTTGTTGTTTAAGGCTTCTTTTATAAAAATTTTTTATTCCTAAAGAAGTCTCGGGCTTCTGCCCGAAAGAGCTATGTATCATTTGACTGAAAAAATAAAAAAGCACTCCGTTTACACAAGGTAAGGGAGCGCTTTATAAGCTATATATGATCCGTTCCTGTTTAAAGGAGCCCAAAAAAGATTCTACAAGTGCAGCGTTAAAAAGTCAAGCCTATAATAGGTCGTCTTCATCCTCTACATCATCTTCTTCAAGATCCTCGTCAAGGTCTTCTTCTTCATCAAGCTCAAATTCATCATCGTCTTCGATGACATCTTCATCGTCGTCTAAATCATCGACATCGTCAAGGTCATCCAAAAGATCATCGTCGTCGTCATCGAGTAGGTCATCTTCATCGGCAAAGTCATCAAGCTCTTCGTAATCTTCATCCACATCATCAAAGTCTTCAAGCTCGTCTTCATCGACAACCTTTTTCGCCTTTTTCTTCTTAGGTTTAATAACGGTAACGACTTCTTCTTCTTGTGTATCAACTGGATACCAGACGCGAAGTCCCCAGCGGTTGTCACCTAATGAAAGAAAACGACCGTCGATATTTATGTCTGTATAGAATTGTGCAATTCTTGATTTGATTTGTGCCTCTGTAATTTCTGTAGCTGCCGCAATTTCTTTGATTAAATCATGGAAGGAAATTGGCTGTTTGCTTCCTTTTAGAAATTCATACGCCATCTCAATGAGGGATAACTCTTTTAATTGCTCTTTTGAGAAACCTTGTAAACTCAATATCGGCACTTCCTTTCTCTATTTAACACTCACTATTACATGAGTGATAACGGGCAAAAATTTTAGCACCTCAGTGCTAGTATTTTGACATATTCTTCATTATAAACAATATTCTCCCGTTTATGCTAGTTCTATCTATTGTTTTATTTGATATTTTCCCTCTTTGGCGGGGTATCATCAGGTTTATTCTCTTTTTTCAGCATTTTCAACTCTTTTATAGCCGAATAAAGGAAGATAATAGCCAGCACTAGAAAAGAAATTGCCCCTAACTGATGTTGATAGAGATAGTATAACGGCCAGGCTAAAATTATTAATAGTAAAATCATATTTTTTATCTTCATCTGTCAACACCCGCCTCGGGAACCATTGATGTATGCCCATCTATTATATAAGAAAGAGAGCCAATATTAGTACCAGTTTAAAAATTATTTTTAATGGTGATTAGAGTTGGTAAGTATAACATAAAAAACAATGGCTTATTATTCGATAAGCCATTGCCAAATATTTACATATTCCTCCTATACTGCCCGCCTACTTCGTAGAGTGCTTTTGTTATTTGTCCGAGGCTGGCTACTTTTACGGTTTCCATTAATTGTGCAAAGATATTTTCGTTGTT
This Neobacillus sp. YX16 DNA region includes the following protein-coding sequences:
- a CDS encoding CTP synthase, producing MTKYIFVTGGVVSSLGKGITAASLGRLLKNRGLNVTIQKFDPYINVDPGTMSPYQHGEVFVTDDGAETDLDLGHYERFIDINLNKYSNVTTGKIYSTVLRKERRGDYLGGTVQVIPHITNEIKERVFRAGNETNADVVITEIGGTVGDIESLPFLEAIRQIKSDIGSSNVMYIHCTLIPYIKAAGEMKTKPTQHSVKELRSLGIQPNIIVVRTEMPVSQDMKDKIALFCDIDAKAVIECQDADTLYSIPLALQEQHMDQIVCDHLKLTTPEPEMTEWKALVDKVLNLSGKTRIGLVGKYVELQDAYISVVEAMKHAGYAFDADVEIKWINAEHVTSDNVAELLHDVDGILVPGGFGDRGIEGKIQATRYARETKKPFLGICLGMQLATIEYARHVLGYQDAHSAEFVPETKHPIIDLLPEQKDVEDLGGTLRLGLYPCRLIEGTKAFEAYVDEVIYERHRHRYEFNNHYRQEMEEAGFVFSGTSPDGRLVEIVELKDHPWFVASQFHPEFVSRPNRPQPLFRDFIKATLQK
- the rpoE gene encoding DNA-directed RNA polymerase subunit delta, which produces MSLQGFSKEQLKELSLIEMAYEFLKGSKQPISFHDLIKEIAAATEITEAQIKSRIAQFYTDINIDGRFLSLGDNRWGLRVWYPVDTQEEEVVTVIKPKKKKAKKVVDEDELEDFDDVDEDYEELDDFADEDDLLDDDDDDLLDDLDDVDDLDDDEDVIEDDDEFELDEEEDLDEDLEEDDVEDEDDLL